A window from Salarias fasciatus chromosome 11, fSalaFa1.1, whole genome shotgun sequence encodes these proteins:
- the esrp1 gene encoding epithelial splicing regulatory protein 1 isoform X5, with protein MTAQVDYLVVLFTATSGASGELLGSDEKELVQLVWQLVDVKNKQLGKVNELLIKPELSDLTEEKEKEVEDVVEESVEENTASGADCVSTATSLETALNLFHLQVTNEVNSTGAGTSLCLCTDGQLHIRQVIHPEAASKNILVPDCFYSFFDLRKEFKKHFPTSDLKTLNVYTMAESLSIPVDVPTMWDPSATLDPSAAMPAEVAVQQVQLMGSVALALLSEPFNHSLSNAERVNEKFESGTCSKMEKVCDNTVIRARGLPWQSSDQDIARFFRGLNIAKGGAALCLNAQGRRNGEALVRFVSEEHRDLALQRHKHHMGNRYIEVYKATGEDFLKIAGGTSNEVAVFLSREDQIIVRMRGLPFTATHEQVLAFFSPEDDLKETCPVSGGKDGILFVRYPDGRPTGDAFVLFACEEHAHCALKKHKEILGKRYIELFKSTAAEVQQVLNRYSSAPLIPVAPAPLMTMLPTMSLLPSPGGIRDCLRLRGLPYTASIEDILTFLGEFTHDIRPHGVHMVLNQQGRPSGDCFIQMTSAERALQASQRLHKHIMNSQRGANSRYVEVFPCSAEEMGLVLMGGSLSHMHSHTHTRSRSGTGLSPPPCLSPPSYSFAPVPPVLPTEAAAALYPPFGQVLLAPRPLPPGHHYYPASAQLYMNMNYTAYYPSPPGSPNTLGFYPSPSSLSSPGGLVRMPSLTYNSNGVKDIMSAMQGYQYAPEDALMHPHGPVHAQDQARTLLTQPKEWVCI; from the exons ATGACGGCGCAGGTAGATTACCTGGTGGTGCTTTTCACCGCCACATCTGGCGCGAGCGGAGAGCTGCTGGGGTCCGACGAAAAAGAGCTCGTGCAGTTGGTTTGGCAGCTCGTGGATGTAAAGAACAAACAG TTGGGCAAGGTGAATGAGCTCCTCATCAAGCCCGAACTTTCAGACTtgacagaagaaaaagagaaggaggtggaggatgttGTGGAGGAGAGTGTGGAAGAGAACACTGCCTCTGGAGCAGACTGTGTCTCTACAGCCACAAGTCTTGAGACAGCTTTAAATCTG tttcattTACAAGTGACAAACGAGGTGAACAGCACGGGTGCAGGCACGtcattgtgtttgtgtacagACGGGCAGCTTCACATCCGTCAAGTGATTCACCCCGAGGCCGCGAGCAAG AACATACTGGTCCCAGACTGTTTCTACTCTTTCTTTGACCTCCGAAAGGAGTTCAAGAAGCACTTCCCCACATCTGACCTCAAGACTCTGAATGTATACACCATGGCAGAGT CCCTTAGTATACCCGTCGATGTGCCCACCATGTGGGATCCCTCAGCCACGCTGGATCCATCAGCCGCCATGCCTGCAGAAGTAGCCGTGCAGCAGGTGCAGCTTATGGGCAGTGTGGCCCTCGCACTGCTTTCTGAGCCATTTA accacagtctttctaatgcGGAAAGAGTTAATGAGAAGTTTGAGAGCGGCACATG CAGTAAGATGGAGAAGGTGTGCGACAACACGGTGATCAGAGCCAGAGGGTTGCCGTGGCAGTCGTCTGACCAGGACATCGCGCGATTCTTCAGAGGCCTCAACATCGCCAA AGGAGGGGCTGCGCTCTGTCTTAATGCTCAGGGGAGGAGGAATGGAGAAGCTCTTGTTCGTTTTGTCAGTGAAGAACACCGAGACCTGGCGCTACAGAGACACAAGCACCATATGGGCAACAGATACATAGAG GTTTATAAAGCAACAGGAGAGGACTTCTTGAAGATAGCAGGAG gtACCTCCAATGAGGTAGCGGTGTTCCTGTCCCGTGAGGACCAAATAATCGTGAGGATGCGGGGCCTCCCGTTCACCGCGACACACGAGCAGGTACTCGCCTTCTTCTCGCCGGAGGACGATCTGAAGGAGACGTGTCCCGTCAGCGGGGGAAAGGATGGCATCCTGTTTGTGCGCTACCCAGATGGACGTCCAACTGGTGATGCGTTTGTGCTATTCGCCTGTGAGGAACACGCTCATTGTGCTCTGAAGAAACACAAGGAGATCCTGGGGAAGAGATACATTGAGCTGTTTAAGAGCACGGCAGCGGAGGTGCAACAG GTGTTGAACCGCTACTCCTCAGCCCCCCTGATCCCTGTGGCCCCCGCTCCCCTGATGACGATGTTGCCCACAATGTCTCTCCTGCCCTCTCCTGGTGGGATACGAGACTGCCTCAGGCTGAGGGGGCTGCCTTACACGGCGAGCATAGAGGACATCCTCACCTTCCTGGGCGAGTTTACACACGACATCAGACCGCATGGTGTGCACATGGTCCTAAACCAGCAG GGCCGTCCATCTGGTGACTGCTTCATCCAGATGACTTCGGCAGAGCGAGCGCTCCAGGCCTCGCAGCGGCTGCACAAGCACATCATGAACAGCCAGCGCGGGGCCAATAGCCGCTACGTGGAGGTGTTTCCCTGCAGCGCCGAGGAGATGGgcctcgtgctgatgggaggctcgctttcacacatgcactcacacacacacaccaggagcaGGAGTGGGACGGGGCTCAGCCCGCCGCCAT gTTTATCCCCTCCATCCTACTCCTTCGCCCCCGTTCCACCTGTCCTGCCtacagaggctgctgctgccctttACCCTCCCTTCGGGCAGGTTTTGCTGGCCCCTCGCCCTCTGCCACCAGGACATCACTACTACCCTGCCTCAGCTCAGTTATACATGAACATGAACTACACAGCCTACTACCCAAG CCCACCTGGCTCACCCAACACCTTAGGTTTCTAcccttccccctcctctctctcctcaccgGGAGGTTTGGTTCGCATGCCCAGCCTGACCTACAACAGCAACGGAGTGAAGGACATCATGAGCGCCATGCAGGGATACCAG TATGCTCCCGAGGATGCTCTCATGCACCCCCACGGGCCCGTGCACGCTCAAGACCAGGCCAGGACATTGCTAACACAGCCCAAAGAATGGGTGTGTATTTAA
- the esrp1 gene encoding epithelial splicing regulatory protein 1 isoform X3: MTAQVDYLVVLFTATSGASGELLGSDEKELVQLVWQLVDVKNKQLGKVNELLIKPELSDLTEEKEKEVEDVVEESVEENTASGADCVSTATSLETALNLFHLQVTNEVNSTGAGTSLCLCTDGQLHIRQVIHPEAASKNILVPDCFYSFFDLRKEFKKHFPTSDLKTLNVYTMAESLSIPVDVPTMWDPSATLDPSAAMPAEVAVQQVQLMGSVALALLSEPFNHSLSNAERVNEKFESGTCSKMEKVCDNTVIRARGLPWQSSDQDIARFFRGLNIAKGGAALCLNAQGRRNGEALVRFVSEEHRDLALQRHKHHMGNRYIEVYKATGEDFLKIAGGTSNEVAVFLSREDQIIVRMRGLPFTATHEQVLAFFSPEDDLKETCPVSGGKDGILFVRYPDGRPTGDAFVLFACEEHAHCALKKHKEILGKRYIELFKSTAAEVQQVLNRYSSAPLIPVAPAPLMTMLPTMSLLPSPGGIRDCLRLRGLPYTASIEDILTFLGEFTHDIRPHGVHMVLNQQGRPSGDCFIQMTSAERALQASQRLHKHIMNSQRGANSRYVEVFPCSAEEMGLVLMGGSLSHMHSHTHTRSRSGTGLSPPPCKSRRLSPPSYSFAPVPPVLPTEAAAALYPPFGQVLLAPRPLPPGHHYYPASAQLYMNMNYTAYYPSPPGSPNTLGFYPSPSSLSSPGGLVRMPSLTYNSNGVKDIMSAMQGYQGPAESLLSSSLIGQSSAGDTPLMSLPALMAKPGGQYLDLTLL, translated from the exons ATGACGGCGCAGGTAGATTACCTGGTGGTGCTTTTCACCGCCACATCTGGCGCGAGCGGAGAGCTGCTGGGGTCCGACGAAAAAGAGCTCGTGCAGTTGGTTTGGCAGCTCGTGGATGTAAAGAACAAACAG TTGGGCAAGGTGAATGAGCTCCTCATCAAGCCCGAACTTTCAGACTtgacagaagaaaaagagaaggaggtggaggatgttGTGGAGGAGAGTGTGGAAGAGAACACTGCCTCTGGAGCAGACTGTGTCTCTACAGCCACAAGTCTTGAGACAGCTTTAAATCTG tttcattTACAAGTGACAAACGAGGTGAACAGCACGGGTGCAGGCACGtcattgtgtttgtgtacagACGGGCAGCTTCACATCCGTCAAGTGATTCACCCCGAGGCCGCGAGCAAG AACATACTGGTCCCAGACTGTTTCTACTCTTTCTTTGACCTCCGAAAGGAGTTCAAGAAGCACTTCCCCACATCTGACCTCAAGACTCTGAATGTATACACCATGGCAGAGT CCCTTAGTATACCCGTCGATGTGCCCACCATGTGGGATCCCTCAGCCACGCTGGATCCATCAGCCGCCATGCCTGCAGAAGTAGCCGTGCAGCAGGTGCAGCTTATGGGCAGTGTGGCCCTCGCACTGCTTTCTGAGCCATTTA accacagtctttctaatgcGGAAAGAGTTAATGAGAAGTTTGAGAGCGGCACATG CAGTAAGATGGAGAAGGTGTGCGACAACACGGTGATCAGAGCCAGAGGGTTGCCGTGGCAGTCGTCTGACCAGGACATCGCGCGATTCTTCAGAGGCCTCAACATCGCCAA AGGAGGGGCTGCGCTCTGTCTTAATGCTCAGGGGAGGAGGAATGGAGAAGCTCTTGTTCGTTTTGTCAGTGAAGAACACCGAGACCTGGCGCTACAGAGACACAAGCACCATATGGGCAACAGATACATAGAG GTTTATAAAGCAACAGGAGAGGACTTCTTGAAGATAGCAGGAG gtACCTCCAATGAGGTAGCGGTGTTCCTGTCCCGTGAGGACCAAATAATCGTGAGGATGCGGGGCCTCCCGTTCACCGCGACACACGAGCAGGTACTCGCCTTCTTCTCGCCGGAGGACGATCTGAAGGAGACGTGTCCCGTCAGCGGGGGAAAGGATGGCATCCTGTTTGTGCGCTACCCAGATGGACGTCCAACTGGTGATGCGTTTGTGCTATTCGCCTGTGAGGAACACGCTCATTGTGCTCTGAAGAAACACAAGGAGATCCTGGGGAAGAGATACATTGAGCTGTTTAAGAGCACGGCAGCGGAGGTGCAACAG GTGTTGAACCGCTACTCCTCAGCCCCCCTGATCCCTGTGGCCCCCGCTCCCCTGATGACGATGTTGCCCACAATGTCTCTCCTGCCCTCTCCTGGTGGGATACGAGACTGCCTCAGGCTGAGGGGGCTGCCTTACACGGCGAGCATAGAGGACATCCTCACCTTCCTGGGCGAGTTTACACACGACATCAGACCGCATGGTGTGCACATGGTCCTAAACCAGCAG GGCCGTCCATCTGGTGACTGCTTCATCCAGATGACTTCGGCAGAGCGAGCGCTCCAGGCCTCGCAGCGGCTGCACAAGCACATCATGAACAGCCAGCGCGGGGCCAATAGCCGCTACGTGGAGGTGTTTCCCTGCAGCGCCGAGGAGATGGgcctcgtgctgatgggaggctcgctttcacacatgcactcacacacacacaccaggagcaGGAGTGGGACGGGGCTCAGCCCGCCGCCATGTAAGTCCAGAC gTTTATCCCCTCCATCCTACTCCTTCGCCCCCGTTCCACCTGTCCTGCCtacagaggctgctgctgccctttACCCTCCCTTCGGGCAGGTTTTGCTGGCCCCTCGCCCTCTGCCACCAGGACATCACTACTACCCTGCCTCAGCTCAGTTATACATGAACATGAACTACACAGCCTACTACCCAAG CCCACCTGGCTCACCCAACACCTTAGGTTTCTAcccttccccctcctctctctcctcaccgGGAGGTTTGGTTCGCATGCCCAGCCTGACCTACAACAGCAACGGAGTGAAGGACATCATGAGCGCCATGCAGGGATACCAG GGTCCAGCAGAGTCTCTCCTGAGCAGCAGTCTGATTGGTCAGTCCAGTGCAGGTGACACTCCCCTCATGTCCCTCCCAGCTCTCATGGCCAAGCCAGGGGGGCAGTACCTGGATCTGACCCTGCTGTAG
- the esrp1 gene encoding epithelial splicing regulatory protein 1 isoform X1: protein MTAQVDYLVVLFTATSGASGELLGSDEKELVQLVWQLVDVKNKQLGKVNELLIKPELSDLTEEKEKEVEDVVEESVEENTASGADCVSTATSLETALNLFHLQVTNEVNSTGAGTSLCLCTDGQLHIRQVIHPEAASKNILVPDCFYSFFDLRKEFKKHFPTSDLKTLNVYTMAESLSIPVDVPTMWDPSATLDPSAAMPAEVAVQQVQLMGSVALALLSEPFNHSLSNAERVNEKFESGTCSKMEKVCDNTVIRARGLPWQSSDQDIARFFRGLNIAKGGAALCLNAQGRRNGEALVRFVSEEHRDLALQRHKHHMGNRYIEVYKATGEDFLKIAGGTSNEVAVFLSREDQIIVRMRGLPFTATHEQVLAFFSPEDDLKETCPVSGGKDGILFVRYPDGRPTGDAFVLFACEEHAHCALKKHKEILGKRYIELFKSTAAEVQQVLNRYSSAPLIPVAPAPLMTMLPTMSLLPSPGGIRDCLRLRGLPYTASIEDILTFLGEFTHDIRPHGVHMVLNQQGRPSGDCFIQMTSAERALQASQRLHKHIMNSQRGANSRYVEVFPCSAEEMGLVLMGGSLSHMHSHTHTRSRSGTGLSPPPCKSRRLSPPSYSFAPVPPVLPTEAAAALYPPFGQVLLAPRPLPPGHHYYPASAQLYMNMNYTAYYPSPPGSPNTLGFYPSPSSLSSPGGLVRMPSLTYNSNGVKDIMSAMQGYQYAPEDALMHPHGPVHAQDQARTLLTQPKEWGPAESLLSSSLIGQSSAGDTPLMSLPALMAKPGGQYLDLTLL, encoded by the exons ATGACGGCGCAGGTAGATTACCTGGTGGTGCTTTTCACCGCCACATCTGGCGCGAGCGGAGAGCTGCTGGGGTCCGACGAAAAAGAGCTCGTGCAGTTGGTTTGGCAGCTCGTGGATGTAAAGAACAAACAG TTGGGCAAGGTGAATGAGCTCCTCATCAAGCCCGAACTTTCAGACTtgacagaagaaaaagagaaggaggtggaggatgttGTGGAGGAGAGTGTGGAAGAGAACACTGCCTCTGGAGCAGACTGTGTCTCTACAGCCACAAGTCTTGAGACAGCTTTAAATCTG tttcattTACAAGTGACAAACGAGGTGAACAGCACGGGTGCAGGCACGtcattgtgtttgtgtacagACGGGCAGCTTCACATCCGTCAAGTGATTCACCCCGAGGCCGCGAGCAAG AACATACTGGTCCCAGACTGTTTCTACTCTTTCTTTGACCTCCGAAAGGAGTTCAAGAAGCACTTCCCCACATCTGACCTCAAGACTCTGAATGTATACACCATGGCAGAGT CCCTTAGTATACCCGTCGATGTGCCCACCATGTGGGATCCCTCAGCCACGCTGGATCCATCAGCCGCCATGCCTGCAGAAGTAGCCGTGCAGCAGGTGCAGCTTATGGGCAGTGTGGCCCTCGCACTGCTTTCTGAGCCATTTA accacagtctttctaatgcGGAAAGAGTTAATGAGAAGTTTGAGAGCGGCACATG CAGTAAGATGGAGAAGGTGTGCGACAACACGGTGATCAGAGCCAGAGGGTTGCCGTGGCAGTCGTCTGACCAGGACATCGCGCGATTCTTCAGAGGCCTCAACATCGCCAA AGGAGGGGCTGCGCTCTGTCTTAATGCTCAGGGGAGGAGGAATGGAGAAGCTCTTGTTCGTTTTGTCAGTGAAGAACACCGAGACCTGGCGCTACAGAGACACAAGCACCATATGGGCAACAGATACATAGAG GTTTATAAAGCAACAGGAGAGGACTTCTTGAAGATAGCAGGAG gtACCTCCAATGAGGTAGCGGTGTTCCTGTCCCGTGAGGACCAAATAATCGTGAGGATGCGGGGCCTCCCGTTCACCGCGACACACGAGCAGGTACTCGCCTTCTTCTCGCCGGAGGACGATCTGAAGGAGACGTGTCCCGTCAGCGGGGGAAAGGATGGCATCCTGTTTGTGCGCTACCCAGATGGACGTCCAACTGGTGATGCGTTTGTGCTATTCGCCTGTGAGGAACACGCTCATTGTGCTCTGAAGAAACACAAGGAGATCCTGGGGAAGAGATACATTGAGCTGTTTAAGAGCACGGCAGCGGAGGTGCAACAG GTGTTGAACCGCTACTCCTCAGCCCCCCTGATCCCTGTGGCCCCCGCTCCCCTGATGACGATGTTGCCCACAATGTCTCTCCTGCCCTCTCCTGGTGGGATACGAGACTGCCTCAGGCTGAGGGGGCTGCCTTACACGGCGAGCATAGAGGACATCCTCACCTTCCTGGGCGAGTTTACACACGACATCAGACCGCATGGTGTGCACATGGTCCTAAACCAGCAG GGCCGTCCATCTGGTGACTGCTTCATCCAGATGACTTCGGCAGAGCGAGCGCTCCAGGCCTCGCAGCGGCTGCACAAGCACATCATGAACAGCCAGCGCGGGGCCAATAGCCGCTACGTGGAGGTGTTTCCCTGCAGCGCCGAGGAGATGGgcctcgtgctgatgggaggctcgctttcacacatgcactcacacacacacaccaggagcaGGAGTGGGACGGGGCTCAGCCCGCCGCCATGTAAGTCCAGAC gTTTATCCCCTCCATCCTACTCCTTCGCCCCCGTTCCACCTGTCCTGCCtacagaggctgctgctgccctttACCCTCCCTTCGGGCAGGTTTTGCTGGCCCCTCGCCCTCTGCCACCAGGACATCACTACTACCCTGCCTCAGCTCAGTTATACATGAACATGAACTACACAGCCTACTACCCAAG CCCACCTGGCTCACCCAACACCTTAGGTTTCTAcccttccccctcctctctctcctcaccgGGAGGTTTGGTTCGCATGCCCAGCCTGACCTACAACAGCAACGGAGTGAAGGACATCATGAGCGCCATGCAGGGATACCAG TATGCTCCCGAGGATGCTCTCATGCACCCCCACGGGCCCGTGCACGCTCAAGACCAGGCCAGGACATTGCTAACACAGCCCAAAGAATGG GGTCCAGCAGAGTCTCTCCTGAGCAGCAGTCTGATTGGTCAGTCCAGTGCAGGTGACACTCCCCTCATGTCCCTCCCAGCTCTCATGGCCAAGCCAGGGGGGCAGTACCTGGATCTGACCCTGCTGTAG
- the esrp1 gene encoding epithelial splicing regulatory protein 1 isoform X4: MTAQVDYLVVLFTATSGASGELLGSDEKELVQLVWQLVDVKNKQLGKVNELLIKPELSDLTEEKEKEVEDVVEESVEENTASGADCVSTATSLETALNLFHLQVTNEVNSTGAGTSLCLCTDGQLHIRQVIHPEAASKNILVPDCFYSFFDLRKEFKKHFPTSDLKTLNVYTMAESLSIPVDVPTMWDPSATLDPSAAMPAEVAVQQVQLMGSVALALLSEPFNHSLSNAERVNEKFESGTCSKMEKVCDNTVIRARGLPWQSSDQDIARFFRGLNIAKGGAALCLNAQGRRNGEALVRFVSEEHRDLALQRHKHHMGNRYIEVYKATGEDFLKIAGGTSNEVAVFLSREDQIIVRMRGLPFTATHEQVLAFFSPEDDLKETCPVSGGKDGILFVRYPDGRPTGDAFVLFACEEHAHCALKKHKEILGKRYIELFKSTAAEVQQVLNRYSSAPLIPVAPAPLMTMLPTMSLLPSPGGIRDCLRLRGLPYTASIEDILTFLGEFTHDIRPHGVHMVLNQQGRPSGDCFIQMTSAERALQASQRLHKHIMNSQRGANSRYVEVFPCSAEEMGLVLMGGSLSHMHSHTHTRSRSGTGLSPPPCKSRRLSPPSYSFAPVPPVLPTEAAAALYPPFGQVLLAPRPLPPGHHYYPASAQLYMNMNYTAYYPSPPGSPNTLGFYPSPSSLSSPGGLVRMPSLTYNSNGVKDIMSAMQGYQYAPEDALMHPHGPVHAQDQARTLLTQPKEWVCI, translated from the exons ATGACGGCGCAGGTAGATTACCTGGTGGTGCTTTTCACCGCCACATCTGGCGCGAGCGGAGAGCTGCTGGGGTCCGACGAAAAAGAGCTCGTGCAGTTGGTTTGGCAGCTCGTGGATGTAAAGAACAAACAG TTGGGCAAGGTGAATGAGCTCCTCATCAAGCCCGAACTTTCAGACTtgacagaagaaaaagagaaggaggtggaggatgttGTGGAGGAGAGTGTGGAAGAGAACACTGCCTCTGGAGCAGACTGTGTCTCTACAGCCACAAGTCTTGAGACAGCTTTAAATCTG tttcattTACAAGTGACAAACGAGGTGAACAGCACGGGTGCAGGCACGtcattgtgtttgtgtacagACGGGCAGCTTCACATCCGTCAAGTGATTCACCCCGAGGCCGCGAGCAAG AACATACTGGTCCCAGACTGTTTCTACTCTTTCTTTGACCTCCGAAAGGAGTTCAAGAAGCACTTCCCCACATCTGACCTCAAGACTCTGAATGTATACACCATGGCAGAGT CCCTTAGTATACCCGTCGATGTGCCCACCATGTGGGATCCCTCAGCCACGCTGGATCCATCAGCCGCCATGCCTGCAGAAGTAGCCGTGCAGCAGGTGCAGCTTATGGGCAGTGTGGCCCTCGCACTGCTTTCTGAGCCATTTA accacagtctttctaatgcGGAAAGAGTTAATGAGAAGTTTGAGAGCGGCACATG CAGTAAGATGGAGAAGGTGTGCGACAACACGGTGATCAGAGCCAGAGGGTTGCCGTGGCAGTCGTCTGACCAGGACATCGCGCGATTCTTCAGAGGCCTCAACATCGCCAA AGGAGGGGCTGCGCTCTGTCTTAATGCTCAGGGGAGGAGGAATGGAGAAGCTCTTGTTCGTTTTGTCAGTGAAGAACACCGAGACCTGGCGCTACAGAGACACAAGCACCATATGGGCAACAGATACATAGAG GTTTATAAAGCAACAGGAGAGGACTTCTTGAAGATAGCAGGAG gtACCTCCAATGAGGTAGCGGTGTTCCTGTCCCGTGAGGACCAAATAATCGTGAGGATGCGGGGCCTCCCGTTCACCGCGACACACGAGCAGGTACTCGCCTTCTTCTCGCCGGAGGACGATCTGAAGGAGACGTGTCCCGTCAGCGGGGGAAAGGATGGCATCCTGTTTGTGCGCTACCCAGATGGACGTCCAACTGGTGATGCGTTTGTGCTATTCGCCTGTGAGGAACACGCTCATTGTGCTCTGAAGAAACACAAGGAGATCCTGGGGAAGAGATACATTGAGCTGTTTAAGAGCACGGCAGCGGAGGTGCAACAG GTGTTGAACCGCTACTCCTCAGCCCCCCTGATCCCTGTGGCCCCCGCTCCCCTGATGACGATGTTGCCCACAATGTCTCTCCTGCCCTCTCCTGGTGGGATACGAGACTGCCTCAGGCTGAGGGGGCTGCCTTACACGGCGAGCATAGAGGACATCCTCACCTTCCTGGGCGAGTTTACACACGACATCAGACCGCATGGTGTGCACATGGTCCTAAACCAGCAG GGCCGTCCATCTGGTGACTGCTTCATCCAGATGACTTCGGCAGAGCGAGCGCTCCAGGCCTCGCAGCGGCTGCACAAGCACATCATGAACAGCCAGCGCGGGGCCAATAGCCGCTACGTGGAGGTGTTTCCCTGCAGCGCCGAGGAGATGGgcctcgtgctgatgggaggctcgctttcacacatgcactcacacacacacaccaggagcaGGAGTGGGACGGGGCTCAGCCCGCCGCCATGTAAGTCCAGAC gTTTATCCCCTCCATCCTACTCCTTCGCCCCCGTTCCACCTGTCCTGCCtacagaggctgctgctgccctttACCCTCCCTTCGGGCAGGTTTTGCTGGCCCCTCGCCCTCTGCCACCAGGACATCACTACTACCCTGCCTCAGCTCAGTTATACATGAACATGAACTACACAGCCTACTACCCAAG CCCACCTGGCTCACCCAACACCTTAGGTTTCTAcccttccccctcctctctctcctcaccgGGAGGTTTGGTTCGCATGCCCAGCCTGACCTACAACAGCAACGGAGTGAAGGACATCATGAGCGCCATGCAGGGATACCAG TATGCTCCCGAGGATGCTCTCATGCACCCCCACGGGCCCGTGCACGCTCAAGACCAGGCCAGGACATTGCTAACACAGCCCAAAGAATGGGTGTGTATTTAA